The proteins below come from a single Roseiflexus sp. RS-1 genomic window:
- a CDS encoding DUF3592 domain-containing protein, with protein MTGLHYMALFLLLMGGGFLVGAGYLFWQSRPFQHGMECSATVIDIASRHDEDGRSELYAPVVRFVAHNGREVTITGAVFSRPCSYEIGQTVTVEYPARAPEQGRIKGEDRFMRTVFGITGGVITAIGLIVGVIAFSNG; from the coding sequence ATGACGGGATTACACTATATGGCTCTCTTTTTGCTGCTCATGGGCGGAGGATTTCTGGTTGGCGCCGGGTATCTCTTCTGGCAGAGTCGGCCATTTCAACACGGGATGGAATGCTCAGCCACGGTCATCGACATCGCCTCTCGACACGATGAAGATGGCCGCAGCGAGCTCTACGCGCCTGTTGTCCGATTTGTCGCCCACAATGGGCGGGAAGTGACGATTACCGGCGCTGTTTTCTCTCGTCCCTGTTCCTACGAGATCGGCCAGACCGTTACCGTTGAGTATCCGGCTCGAGCGCCGGAACAGGGCCGGATTAAGGGCGAAGACCGGTTTATGCGCACTGTTTTCGGTATCACAGGCGGTGTGATCACGGCTATTGGTCTCATCGTAGGGGTAATCGCCTTCTCGAACGGATGA
- the cas5e gene encoding type I-E CRISPR-associated protein Cas5/CasD → MNTLFLRLEGPLQSWGLRARWGERDTTDAPTKSGVIGLLGCALGLRRDDARLRDLSDNLRMGVRVDLPGILMRDYHTTGGGRYSTIASTGGPRYHDEPYIGGVLSAEVTKGRIKVKINQKTGEPETDVSERYYLADASFLVALQGSPDYIGELATAIQSPVWPLFLGRKACVPSTPIFAGTGQFDILEDALKNLLLSPRVETAWQRSRPTQLRLLIETGPGAGNRQYDNIGTPSRRVFRARYVRETWLRLEDGPAPINTMEG, encoded by the coding sequence ATGAACACGCTCTTCCTGCGGCTGGAAGGACCGCTGCAATCGTGGGGGTTGCGAGCGCGCTGGGGCGAGCGTGACACGACTGACGCACCGACCAAATCCGGCGTCATCGGATTGCTCGGATGCGCACTGGGTCTGCGGCGCGACGATGCGCGCCTGCGCGATCTGAGCGATAACCTGCGCATGGGGGTGCGCGTGGATCTGCCAGGCATCCTCATGCGCGACTACCATACAACCGGCGGTGGACGCTATAGCACGATTGCGTCTACCGGCGGACCTCGCTACCACGACGAACCGTACATTGGCGGGGTGCTTTCAGCTGAAGTCACCAAAGGGCGCATCAAAGTCAAAATCAACCAGAAGACAGGCGAACCGGAGACCGATGTCTCCGAACGCTACTACCTGGCTGACGCTTCGTTCCTGGTTGCGCTTCAGGGTTCACCGGACTACATCGGAGAACTGGCGACTGCTATACAGTCGCCAGTCTGGCCGCTGTTTCTAGGGCGCAAAGCGTGCGTTCCTTCGACGCCAATCTTCGCTGGTACGGGGCAGTTCGACATCCTGGAAGACGCACTGAAGAACCTGCTCCTGTCGCCACGGGTTGAGACAGCATGGCAACGCTCGCGTCCCACGCAACTGCGATTACTGATCGAGACCGGACCCGGCGCCGGCAATCGTCAGTACGACAATATCGGCACACCATCCCGGCGGGTCTTTCGCGCCCGGTACGTCCGTGAAACATGGTTGCGATTAGAAGACGGTCCTGCTCCGATCAATACGATGGAGGGATGA
- a CDS encoding CRISPR-associated helicase/endonuclease Cas3, which produces MKSIDPLLLQFWGKTPRPGTPVTQFHPAIFHMLDVACVAEALLRHGPQRVRQALLHAWRGADPEALISWLPFLIALHDLGKLSAAFQGQDEAQRERLTRAGVQFRSHSPELHHAAISALWIHDYLAQNEPEIAQDLVWIFRDATGGHHGRFVDESMEDLRKKLHYVERGESRWRDWRKQGYVLLRDLLAPEDKPLHRIGTPVAPRPATVALTGLLVWSDWIGSNEHDFPATPGMDIHCYLSLSRQRAQNALTTHYLRASRSQPQYSDFRALFQAIAPRPLQAVVDRLSDNDLRQPALVVIEAPTGEGKTEAALALARRIAALRGIDEIFFALPTMATGNQMFTRLERFFRTLYGDGGSVRLSHSQAIVVEDDLRRRVTLSADQDRSDPEGCSADVMLGWFVGPKKAMLAPFGVGTVDQVELGGLNVRHYPLRLFGLASKVVMIDEVHAYDAYMSVILEHTLAWLATLGCSIILLSATLPRQRHDALARAFLRATEPAAALSLPEKLPYPALSLYHATAQSHHTCDVFRGEQRFILRFRKQSAPEEEAGRLLELIRNGGAVARICNRVDDAQAIYRALIASGARDVTCVLLHARFPLHERQRREQCISNLVGKDSQRTPEQRIIIAGTQVLEQSLDYDVDVMVSDFAPIDLLLQRAGRLHRHNRCRPDDHREPVLEIVIPYDEQGEPDWRRWRAIYEPYILWRSLATLCDGLTDDTRIVTLPRDYRTLIEAVYSAAPVVGRYAGEVAKAEQEYRKTIDAQTAKARSPLTPDAMIRAPIVEHGGRSYIEEETGAEASWQLAKTRLGDRVTLVPVYRVNGEVSLDPGGTFRIPTDVPPTLEQMKDVINVAVPVSDRAVIAAYRDEHRDRALRWTWSVIPAPLRGLHPLPLDVQTHSITINRRRLRLDNELGLVIEKGDADVSGDWFEEDL; this is translated from the coding sequence ATGAAAAGCATCGATCCGCTGCTCCTGCAATTCTGGGGAAAAACCCCCCGTCCAGGTACGCCGGTTACCCAATTTCATCCGGCGATCTTTCATATGCTCGATGTCGCATGTGTCGCCGAGGCGCTTCTGCGACACGGACCGCAACGGGTGCGTCAGGCGCTTCTGCATGCCTGGCGCGGCGCCGATCCAGAAGCATTGATCTCCTGGCTTCCATTTCTAATTGCGCTTCACGATCTGGGCAAACTCTCTGCTGCTTTTCAAGGGCAGGACGAAGCCCAGCGCGAACGTCTGACTCGAGCAGGGGTGCAATTTCGATCCCACTCCCCGGAGTTGCACCATGCCGCGATCAGCGCGCTCTGGATTCATGATTATCTCGCTCAGAATGAACCAGAGATCGCACAAGACCTGGTCTGGATTTTCCGTGATGCAACGGGAGGACACCACGGGCGCTTCGTTGACGAGTCGATGGAAGACCTGCGCAAGAAATTGCATTACGTGGAACGTGGCGAATCTCGCTGGCGAGACTGGCGGAAACAGGGCTACGTTCTCCTTCGCGATCTGCTGGCGCCTGAAGATAAACCGCTGCACCGCATTGGAACACCCGTCGCACCACGCCCTGCGACCGTTGCACTGACCGGACTGCTGGTCTGGAGCGACTGGATCGGTTCGAATGAACACGACTTCCCGGCTACACCCGGAATGGACATTCATTGCTACCTGTCGCTCAGTCGTCAGCGCGCGCAGAACGCCCTGACGACACATTATCTCCGGGCAAGCCGATCTCAACCGCAGTACTCGGATTTCCGCGCACTTTTCCAGGCTATCGCGCCACGTCCGTTACAGGCAGTCGTAGACCGCCTGTCCGACAATGACTTGCGGCAACCGGCGCTGGTCGTTATCGAAGCTCCCACCGGCGAGGGCAAGACAGAAGCGGCTCTGGCGCTTGCACGGCGTATCGCCGCTCTCCGAGGAATAGATGAGATCTTCTTTGCCCTGCCGACGATGGCCACCGGTAATCAGATGTTTACCCGTCTTGAACGATTCTTCCGCACCCTGTATGGCGATGGCGGCAGTGTGCGCCTGAGCCACAGTCAGGCGATTGTTGTCGAAGACGATCTGCGTCGCCGGGTGACGCTCAGCGCTGATCAGGATCGATCCGATCCTGAAGGGTGCAGCGCAGACGTGATGTTAGGGTGGTTCGTCGGACCGAAGAAGGCGATGCTTGCGCCGTTTGGCGTCGGTACGGTGGATCAGGTCGAACTCGGAGGCTTGAATGTGCGCCATTATCCGCTACGATTGTTCGGTCTGGCGAGCAAAGTGGTGATGATCGATGAGGTGCATGCCTATGATGCGTATATGAGCGTCATTCTCGAACATACCCTTGCCTGGCTGGCGACGCTGGGTTGTTCGATCATCCTCCTGTCCGCCACACTGCCGCGTCAGCGTCACGATGCATTAGCGCGCGCATTTCTTCGCGCTACAGAGCCTGCAGCCGCCCTGTCTCTTCCAGAAAAATTGCCGTATCCGGCGCTTTCACTGTATCACGCCACGGCGCAATCCCACCACACCTGTGATGTCTTCCGCGGCGAGCAGCGCTTTATCCTGCGATTCAGGAAGCAAAGCGCTCCCGAAGAGGAAGCCGGACGATTGCTGGAACTGATACGCAATGGCGGCGCAGTTGCGCGTATCTGCAACCGGGTGGATGACGCGCAGGCCATCTACCGGGCGCTGATTGCCTCCGGTGCGCGTGATGTAACGTGCGTGCTGCTCCACGCTCGCTTTCCGCTCCACGAACGGCAGCGTCGGGAGCAATGCATCAGCAATCTCGTCGGCAAAGATTCGCAGCGCACGCCTGAGCAGCGAATCATTATCGCAGGAACCCAGGTGCTGGAACAGAGCCTCGACTACGACGTTGATGTCATGGTCAGCGACTTTGCGCCGATTGATCTGCTCCTCCAACGCGCCGGTCGTCTCCATCGCCACAATCGATGCCGTCCAGACGACCATCGTGAGCCTGTGCTGGAAATCGTGATTCCATACGACGAGCAGGGCGAACCAGACTGGCGTCGCTGGCGAGCGATCTATGAGCCGTATATCCTCTGGCGCAGTCTGGCAACACTGTGTGACGGCTTAACTGACGATACACGCATCGTGACCTTACCCCGCGATTATCGAACTCTGATCGAGGCAGTCTACAGCGCGGCGCCTGTTGTCGGTCGCTACGCCGGGGAAGTTGCAAAAGCGGAGCAGGAGTATCGTAAGACCATCGATGCGCAAACTGCTAAAGCGCGCAGCCCGCTCACGCCTGATGCAATGATCCGGGCGCCGATTGTCGAACACGGCGGTCGCTCCTATATCGAAGAAGAAACGGGTGCGGAGGCTTCCTGGCAACTGGCAAAGACGCGCCTGGGCGACCGGGTGACGCTTGTGCCGGTCTACCGGGTCAATGGTGAGGTATCCCTTGATCCAGGCGGAACCTTTCGCATTCCAACCGATGTGCCGCCGACGCTGGAGCAGATGAAGGACGTGATCAACGTTGCCGTACCGGTCAGTGATCGCGCAGTTATCGCTGCCTACCGCGACGAGCATCGGGATCGCGCACTACGCTGGACCTGGAGTGTAATTCCGGCGCCGCTCCGCGGGCTGCATCCACTCCCATTGGATGTGCAGACGCACAGTATCACCATCAACAGGCGTCGCCTGCGTCTTGATAACGAACTGGGGTTGGTTATCGAGAAGGGGGATGCCGACGTGAGCGGTGATTGGTTTGAGGAGGATCTATGA
- the cas2e gene encoding type I-E CRISPR-associated endoribonuclease Cas2e, protein MTVIILERVPVGVRGELTRWMLEIHTGVFVGTLSARVRDLLWDQVCQHMRDGAGFLVYQTNTEQGFALRSCGPTNRQLIQVEGLFLVRIPS, encoded by the coding sequence ATGACTGTCATCATTCTGGAGCGAGTACCTGTCGGTGTGCGCGGTGAGTTGACCCGCTGGATGCTCGAGATACATACCGGTGTTTTCGTAGGTACGCTATCGGCGCGAGTACGAGATCTCTTGTGGGATCAGGTATGCCAACATATGCGAGATGGCGCGGGTTTTCTGGTGTACCAGACCAACACTGAGCAGGGATTTGCGCTACGGAGTTGCGGACCCACAAATCGTCAACTCATACAGGTAGAGGGGCTCTTTCTGGTAAGAATACCGTCCTGA
- the casB gene encoding type I-E CRISPR-associated protein Cse2/CasB has protein sequence MSEPTRQQRQQQQVDEFITALERLDNAGRARLKRNAGRSLHEARGVHQIFYQALPYEVAGRSEEAIYFLVATLYPLADSRNDQRSLGAILRAVRQSRASESIDRRFQALLDSDGENLPFRLRQAVRLAAASDQSIDWRRLLNDLLHWDHPDRYVQLQWARDYFTDHS, from the coding sequence ATGAGTGAACCAACCCGACAGCAGCGCCAACAGCAGCAGGTTGATGAGTTTATCACCGCGCTCGAACGATTGGACAACGCCGGGCGCGCGCGCCTCAAACGGAACGCCGGACGGTCTTTGCACGAAGCTCGTGGTGTGCATCAGATCTTCTATCAGGCGTTGCCCTACGAGGTTGCCGGGAGATCTGAAGAAGCGATCTACTTCCTGGTCGCCACCCTCTATCCACTCGCCGACTCCCGCAATGATCAGCGCAGCCTGGGAGCGATCCTTCGCGCTGTGCGGCAAAGCCGGGCAAGCGAGAGCATCGACCGGCGGTTTCAGGCGCTGCTTGATAGCGATGGCGAAAACCTGCCCTTTCGATTGCGTCAGGCAGTACGTCTTGCTGCGGCAAGCGACCAGTCAATCGACTGGCGCCGGTTGCTGAACGATCTTCTGCATTGGGATCATCCGGATCGCTATGTCCAGTTGCAGTGGGCGCGCGATTATTTTACCGATCATTCCTGA
- the cas6e gene encoding type I-E CRISPR-associated protein Cas6/Cse3/CasE, translated as MYLSRLILDVRQPRVRRDLSDVYRLHRTILSAFPQAPDNVPARAHFGILYRIEPISDMPWLVRLLVQSREQPDWSHIPDRMFGPALDERGNPALRRIDDEYARIRSDMQFLFRLLANPTRRLSNRSSERDDRLLGKRVALLREEEQIAWLAHKGEQHGFRLLSTSVNPDVPAVQAAKQADEHGWRKATQTQTMHLTFGAVLFTGYLKVTDADRFRTALEHGIGSGKAFGFGLLSIAAQ; from the coding sequence ATGTACCTGTCACGTTTGATCCTCGACGTTCGCCAGCCACGGGTTCGACGTGATCTGAGCGATGTCTACCGGTTGCACCGCACTATTCTGAGCGCATTTCCCCAGGCGCCGGATAATGTACCGGCGCGGGCGCATTTCGGCATTCTCTATCGCATCGAACCGATCAGCGATATGCCATGGCTCGTGCGACTGCTGGTGCAATCACGCGAACAGCCCGATTGGTCACATATACCAGACCGCATGTTCGGTCCGGCGCTCGACGAACGCGGCAACCCGGCGCTACGACGGATCGATGATGAATATGCGCGCATTCGAAGCGACATGCAGTTCCTGTTTCGATTGCTCGCGAACCCGACCAGGCGACTGAGCAACCGCAGCTCTGAGCGAGATGACCGGCTTCTTGGGAAACGAGTCGCTCTCTTGCGTGAAGAAGAGCAGATTGCATGGCTTGCACACAAAGGTGAGCAGCATGGTTTTCGTCTGCTCAGCACGTCGGTCAACCCTGACGTGCCAGCCGTTCAGGCGGCAAAGCAAGCGGACGAGCACGGATGGCGGAAAGCGACGCAGACTCAGACAATGCACCTCACATTTGGCGCCGTGCTCTTCACCGGCTATCTCAAGGTCACTGATGCTGACAGATTCCGAACAGCGCTGGAGCATGGGATAGGGAGCGGCAAAGCCTTTGGGTTTGGTCTGTTATCTATCGCTGCTCAATGA
- the cas1e gene encoding type I-E CRISPR-associated endonuclease Cas1e, protein MPVHNLQILPKVSDSWTYLYVEHAIIEQDDKAIAILNKEGKTPVPCATLSLLMLGPGISITHQAIKTLAENGCMVAWVGEEGVRFYAVGMGETRSAANTLRQAAMHSDPDLRLRIVRRMYEMRFPEKLDPGLTIKQIRGKEGARVRDTYARWSRETGVKWDGRFYKQNDWRRTEPINRAISAANSCLYGIVHAAIVAAGYSPALGFIHTGKMLSFVYDVADLYKTDIAIPAAFRCTAAGESRLESRVRHLCRDLIREQRMLERIVDDLHRIFDISTLDQRESELFDRYYARPGNLWDPEEGEVAGGINYSEEEVS, encoded by the coding sequence ATGCCAGTGCACAATCTACAAATCTTGCCCAAGGTCAGCGATAGCTGGACCTACCTGTACGTCGAGCATGCCATCATTGAGCAGGATGACAAAGCAATCGCGATTCTCAACAAGGAGGGCAAAACTCCCGTACCTTGCGCCACGCTCTCGCTCCTCATGCTGGGTCCCGGCATCAGCATCACCCATCAGGCCATCAAGACACTGGCAGAAAACGGGTGCATGGTGGCCTGGGTAGGAGAAGAAGGCGTTCGTTTTTATGCAGTTGGCATGGGAGAAACCAGATCAGCGGCCAACACACTGCGTCAGGCAGCAATGCACAGCGATCCGGATCTGCGTTTGCGAATTGTACGGCGCATGTACGAAATGCGCTTTCCTGAAAAGCTCGATCCCGGTCTCACCATTAAGCAGATTCGAGGGAAAGAGGGAGCGCGTGTTCGAGACACATATGCGCGGTGGAGCCGTGAGACCGGCGTCAAGTGGGATGGTCGATTCTACAAACAGAATGACTGGCGGCGCACCGAACCGATTAATCGGGCTATTTCGGCAGCCAACAGTTGTTTGTACGGGATCGTTCATGCTGCGATTGTCGCTGCAGGCTACTCACCTGCGCTCGGATTCATTCATACCGGCAAGATGCTCTCGTTCGTCTACGATGTCGCCGATCTTTACAAAACGGACATCGCCATTCCGGCAGCTTTTCGCTGCACAGCAGCCGGTGAGAGTCGACTAGAGAGTCGAGTGCGACATTTGTGTCGTGATCTGATCCGTGAGCAGCGCATGCTGGAACGCATTGTCGATGATCTCCACAGAATCTTTGACATCTCAACGCTCGATCAGCGCGAGTCGGAGTTGTTTGATCGATATTATGCCCGCCCTGGCAACCTGTGGGATCCGGAAGAAGGGGAGGTTGCTGGCGGCATCAATTACAGCGAAGAGGAAGTTTCATGA
- the casA gene encoding type I-E CRISPR-associated protein Cse1/CasA, whose product MTASLSFNLWTEPWIRVIRRDGRDDEIGIGTCLTDAHELAALSDPSPLVAGGTHRLLTAILQAIHQPQDIGEIAALLHNAKFDINRLQAFEKNHAGRFDLFDPHAPFLQTGDVPLHSNHNPQPVARLFAEIPVATERVHFTHVTDDRHRICPACCARGLVTAPAFASSGGAGIRPSINGVPPIYVLPAGDTLFETLTLSLVSSDYLPPGADPKRADQAIWNSDPPVVGKNCEVSAVGYLESLTFPARRMRLYPQAGSVFCTNCGRQTDIFVATMLFEMGHWLSKQTGVWEDPFVAFRKPSKQSKNADLKPIRPEEGKAIWREYAVLLLDEDAAGLRPRIVRQLARLIDRGTLTGRQRLRFRCIGIRTDGKAKIFEWLDEALEAPPELLQDPDAAAYVGEALRQSHEVAAILKSTFERHFRPERGTGGSNEQKFIRFKTVLERLIADYWRRLGLHFRQFVNDLSDVWQRDDTARTWVILIIKEAQACFRTALDQTGDRADALRIRVEAQAECERQLHARRKEWLNE is encoded by the coding sequence ATGACAGCATCCCTGAGTTTCAATCTGTGGACTGAACCCTGGATTCGGGTCATCCGACGCGACGGGCGCGACGATGAGATCGGCATTGGCACGTGCCTGACCGACGCGCACGAACTGGCAGCGCTGAGCGACCCCTCGCCGCTGGTCGCAGGCGGGACGCATCGCTTGCTGACGGCAATTCTGCAAGCGATCCATCAACCACAAGATATAGGAGAGATAGCAGCGTTGCTGCACAACGCGAAGTTCGACATAAACCGCTTGCAAGCGTTTGAGAAGAACCATGCTGGACGCTTCGATCTCTTCGATCCTCACGCCCCGTTCCTGCAAACCGGCGATGTTCCGCTTCACAGCAATCACAACCCGCAGCCGGTCGCGCGCCTGTTTGCCGAGATACCGGTAGCAACAGAACGGGTCCACTTCACTCATGTGACCGACGACCGCCATCGCATCTGCCCAGCATGCTGCGCACGCGGGTTGGTGACAGCGCCAGCATTCGCCTCTTCTGGCGGCGCAGGCATACGTCCCTCGATTAATGGTGTACCGCCGATCTACGTCCTGCCGGCTGGCGATACGCTGTTCGAGACACTGACCCTCTCTCTGGTCAGCAGCGATTATCTGCCGCCAGGCGCCGATCCGAAGCGAGCCGATCAGGCGATCTGGAACAGCGATCCACCAGTCGTTGGCAAGAATTGCGAAGTCAGCGCGGTCGGCTACCTGGAGAGTCTTACCTTTCCTGCCCGCCGGATGCGGCTCTATCCGCAAGCAGGATCGGTGTTCTGCACGAACTGCGGGCGCCAGACCGACATTTTCGTTGCCACAATGCTTTTCGAGATGGGTCACTGGCTCAGCAAGCAGACGGGTGTCTGGGAGGATCCTTTTGTTGCGTTCCGAAAACCGTCGAAGCAGAGCAAGAATGCCGATCTCAAACCAATCCGTCCCGAAGAAGGCAAAGCCATCTGGCGCGAGTATGCTGTGTTGTTGCTGGACGAAGATGCAGCCGGTCTGCGTCCACGCATTGTGCGACAGCTGGCGCGCCTGATCGATAGAGGGACGCTCACCGGGCGCCAGCGTCTTCGCTTTCGCTGTATTGGCATTCGCACCGACGGCAAAGCCAAAATCTTCGAGTGGCTCGATGAAGCGCTTGAAGCGCCGCCAGAATTGCTCCAAGACCCCGACGCCGCCGCCTATGTCGGTGAAGCGCTCCGTCAGTCCCACGAGGTGGCAGCCATTCTCAAGAGCACCTTTGAGCGTCACTTTCGACCCGAACGCGGAACCGGCGGATCGAACGAACAGAAATTCATCCGTTTCAAAACTGTGCTCGAACGTCTGATTGCCGACTACTGGCGGCGGCTGGGACTCCATTTCCGCCAGTTTGTCAATGATTTGAGCGATGTCTGGCAGCGCGATGACACCGCACGGACATGGGTGATATTGATCATCAAGGAAGCGCAGGCATGTTTCAGAACCGCTCTCGATCAGACCGGTGACCGCGCCGATGCTTTGCGCATTCGGGTCGAAGCTCAGGCGGAATGTGAGCGTCAGCTGCATGCCAGACGAAAGGAGTGGCTGAATGAGTGA
- the cas7e gene encoding type I-E CRISPR-associated protein Cas7/Cse4/CasC, with product MLIALHLLQNHAPSNLNRDDNNEPKDAIFGGVRRARISSQAIKRSIRWSDHFRAPFETQGLLAIRTQLLPEKVRHHLVNAGLNDDDQRAIVEAAARLGKGEQRSPSGEGEAGDERGDQNQPRSSSRSRRSSRQSNTTGDAERIKTAQLMFLTENEIQQLAQRLIEIVREKGAKHLNELQGDTLVREIGEYEPHSVDIAMFGRMTTSSPFKDVEAAVQVAHAISTHAVEMEFDFYTAVDDISGEAGAGFIGDTTFNSATYYKYFSIDWDGLLKNLHGEQNVARQSVEALIRAALFAIPSGKQNSFAAHNLPDLALVEVRKENIALSYANAFVKPVRATGKLSLIEASAKALEEYIPAINERYNLSAQRAFLSTVPFTLSGAECCSDLEKLITWLSKQIGGGVQ from the coding sequence ATGCTGATCGCACTCCATCTGCTTCAGAACCATGCTCCGTCGAATCTGAACCGGGACGACAACAACGAACCGAAGGACGCGATTTTCGGCGGCGTGCGACGAGCGCGCATCTCCAGTCAGGCGATCAAGCGCAGCATCCGCTGGTCGGATCACTTTCGCGCCCCGTTTGAGACCCAGGGGTTACTGGCGATACGCACCCAACTCCTGCCTGAAAAGGTGCGTCACCATCTGGTGAATGCCGGTCTGAACGACGATGATCAACGCGCAATTGTCGAAGCAGCCGCGCGTCTCGGCAAGGGCGAGCAGAGGAGTCCCTCCGGTGAAGGCGAAGCGGGCGATGAGCGCGGTGATCAGAACCAGCCTCGCAGCAGCTCAAGGTCTCGACGCAGCAGCCGACAGAGCAACACTACCGGCGACGCAGAGAGGATCAAAACTGCCCAACTGATGTTTCTGACCGAAAACGAGATCCAACAGCTGGCTCAACGGTTGATCGAGATTGTGCGCGAGAAAGGGGCAAAGCACCTGAACGAACTTCAGGGCGATACGTTGGTTCGAGAGATCGGTGAGTATGAACCGCACTCGGTCGATATTGCCATGTTCGGACGCATGACGACCTCCAGCCCTTTCAAGGATGTGGAAGCCGCTGTTCAGGTGGCGCATGCGATCTCCACCCACGCCGTTGAGATGGAGTTCGATTTTTACACGGCAGTAGACGATATCTCCGGCGAAGCAGGCGCCGGATTCATCGGCGACACAACCTTCAACAGCGCCACCTACTATAAATATTTCTCCATCGACTGGGATGGTCTGCTCAAGAATCTGCACGGCGAGCAGAACGTCGCCCGGCAATCTGTGGAGGCGCTGATCAGAGCAGCGCTATTTGCAATTCCCAGCGGGAAACAGAACAGTTTCGCCGCGCACAACCTGCCCGACCTGGCGCTGGTCGAGGTGCGCAAGGAGAACATTGCCCTCAGTTATGCCAATGCATTTGTCAAACCCGTGCGCGCAACAGGCAAGCTCTCCCTCATCGAAGCGTCGGCGAAAGCATTGGAGGAATACATTCCCGCCATCAACGAACGCTACAATCTCAGCGCTCAGCGCGCCTTCCTGAGCACCGTTCCATTCACGCTTTCAGGAGCTGAGTGCTGCTCCGATCTGGAAAAACTGATCACCTGGCTGTCGAAGCAGATAGGGGGAGGAGTGCAATGA
- a CDS encoding proline racemase family protein, whose protein sequence is MNLDWDRISLPPKTLRLTTIEAHTAGEPLRIITGGLPEIPGATMLERRRCMRDHFDHVRQALMWEPRGHYNMYGCIITPPVSADADFGVLFMHNEGYSTMCGHGVIALVTVLVESGVAPVEGQQATVTLDTPAGLVRATAHIEDGSVARVSFLNVPSFVYARDLQVTVPGYGHIVCDIAWGGAFYAVLPASQVGLRVEPKQTAALVAAGEAIKRAVNAVLPIHHPCESDLGFLYGTILTDQPEDATHHSRNICVFANAEVDRSPTGTGVSARLAIHHAKGEIETGQSIVIESILGRRSTFVGRVVAHTQVGSYPAIIPEVSGRAFVTGRSEFVLDPRDPLGSGFLVEQIGS, encoded by the coding sequence ATGAATCTCGATTGGGATCGGATCTCGCTACCGCCGAAAACGTTACGGCTCACTACGATAGAGGCGCATACTGCCGGTGAACCGTTGCGTATCATCACCGGCGGGTTGCCAGAAATTCCCGGCGCGACGATGCTGGAGCGACGGCGTTGTATGCGTGATCATTTTGATCACGTGCGGCAGGCATTAATGTGGGAACCACGTGGTCATTACAACATGTATGGTTGTATCATCACACCTCCCGTGAGTGCTGACGCCGATTTTGGGGTGCTGTTCATGCACAATGAAGGTTACAGCACGATGTGTGGCCACGGCGTTATTGCACTTGTCACCGTTTTGGTTGAGAGTGGAGTGGCGCCGGTGGAAGGACAGCAGGCTACCGTGACACTCGATACTCCTGCCGGATTGGTGCGCGCCACAGCACATATCGAGGATGGAAGCGTGGCGCGTGTTTCATTTCTCAACGTGCCATCATTTGTGTATGCGCGCGATCTTCAGGTGACCGTACCCGGTTATGGTCACATTGTGTGCGATATTGCCTGGGGCGGCGCATTTTATGCAGTCCTTCCGGCTTCACAGGTTGGGTTGCGGGTTGAGCCGAAACAGACCGCAGCCCTCGTTGCTGCTGGCGAAGCGATCAAGCGAGCCGTGAACGCAGTTCTGCCGATCCATCATCCCTGCGAGTCGGATCTTGGTTTTCTGTACGGAACCATCCTGACCGATCAACCGGAAGATGCCACGCATCACAGCCGCAATATCTGTGTGTTTGCAAACGCCGAAGTTGATCGCTCGCCAACGGGCACCGGAGTCTCGGCTCGTCTGGCTATTCATCACGCCAAAGGCGAAATAGAGACCGGTCAGTCTATCGTGATAGAGAGTATCCTGGGACGACGCAGCACATTTGTTGGGCGGGTCGTTGCGCACACACAGGTTGGTTCGTACCCTGCCATTATCCCTGAGGTGAGTGGTCGCGCGTTTGTGACCGGTCGGAGCGAGTTTGTTCTTGATCCGCGTGATCCTCTGGGCAGTGGCTTTCTGGTTGAACAGATCGGTTCGTAG